AGTTGTGTCAAAGCTTGATAAAGAGGTTCTAATGCAGATAGCTACTTCTTCGGGAGGCCAATATATAGAAGTTAATTCTGACAAGGCGGTATCTCAAGTGGTTGCATCTATCTCCAAAAAAGCTGATATCACAGAAAATGGCATAAGACTTGTTCCTGCAAAAAGGTATTATATATTTTCTATGCTAGGATTCCTTTTTATGATTCTCTATGCCTTTATAAGAGGAATAAAATGGCAAAATATATAAGGGCATCATTTAAGTTTATTATTTTGTTTTCCTTAATATGTATTTTCCCATCCTGTCAGATTGCGAAAGAAAGCTATATGATGACCAGAGGATACCTGGCGTTTACAAGAGGGGATTATCAGGATGCATTGTTATCGTATCTGGATATAGAAAATATCACTTCTGACTATCATATGCTTTCGTATAATATAGGTGTAATATATCAGGCATTGGACCAGGAAAAATCTCTTAAAAAATGGCTGGAAGCTGAGAAATCTGATAATGCTGCTATAAAGGTTTCTGCCTTATATAATATAGGTCTATATTATTATAATAGTGGGAAGTATCAAGAAGCCTATACATATTTTTTACAGGCTTTAAAAATTTCCCCGGCAGATATGGACATAAAAATAAATTTGGAACTTGCATATCAGCGATTGATAGCAATATCAGGAACCACATCTTCTGCTGATGTAGAAAATAAGAAGCAAAAGACAAGAAGGTCAGAGAACTCATATATTCTACAGTATCTTAAGAAAAAGGAGCAAGACAGGTGGAAATCGGGAGAGCTTACACCGGATGTAAACACCTCAAACGATTGGTAATACTTATAACTTTTTTGTTATCGTGTTTTAATCTGTTATCACTTGATGCTTTTGTGGAGTTGTCAGATACACGTATAAAACGAGCAAGCAGACTCATACTTGATTTGTATGTAGAACGTGTAGAAGGTATAACTCCGGAGATAAAAGAGCCTGAATTTCCTGATATACTCAGCAGAATATCAGGTCCGTATATAAGTCCTGTAAAAAAAGAAAGCAATGGACAGAAAAAAGATTTCTGGCGTTATAGATATACTTTCCAGGGAGTTCGTTCTGGGAGAAGGGTCTTGTCGCCATTTACAATTGTATCGGGAAATATAGAGTTAAAAACATCACCTTTGCTTGTTGAGGTTTCCTATATTAGTGATATAAATAAAGTATCTTTTGATATTGAGTGGAAAGTGCCTGATAAGATTTATAAAGGTCAAAGTTTTTTTCTAGTTCTGTATGTAAAAAATATGGATAAACTTCTTGTTCCTTATAATGTATCTATTGGTGATTTCAAAGGTGTTTTTATAGAGCCTTCTGCTTTTTTCCATGATTTTGTAGAAAATAAGGTTGGTGATATATCTGTTTTTGATATACCCGTCAGAAGTTTTATTGTTACAGCCTTTGATGACATAAGTCTTCCGGAAGTAAAAATAAGTCTGGATGGTGTGACAGAAGAATTAGGTCCTATGGACATAACTGTTCTTGATTCTCCCAATGAGATATCTCAGACTGGGGCCGTAGGGGAGTTAGAATTCTATTATGACATGGATAAGATAGTAATAGATGAAAATTCTACATTTTCTCTACGTATGACAATTTCTGGTACGGGAAATATACCTTATATCTCTTTTCCGGAGATACTTACTGACGATATGATAATTACAAAACAGTGGGAAGATAGTAATGTTGTCACGGATATAGCCGGATATAAAGGTTGGAGAACACGTAATATAGAGTTTAAGCCTCTTAAGACAGGAAGTATTGAGCTTGATTTGCCTGATTTTATTTACTTTTCTCCTGAAAAAAGAGAATTAAAAAGAAAGGGAGGCAAAAAAGTATTTCTCACTGTAAGACCCGTAGACACCGTGGAAAAGGATTTTGAACTTTTGGACTATAAATCCGTATCCGACATGGACAGAAAAGCTTATATTACACATTTATATTTATTCCTTGCTCTGGTGGGAATCTTGGCATTGTTTATTTTCCTTGTTATAAAAAAACCTTATTTATCTGTTTTTATAA
This sequence is a window from Spirochaetia bacterium 38H-sp. Protein-coding genes within it:
- a CDS encoding tetratricopeptide repeat protein, which codes for MAKYIRASFKFIILFSLICIFPSCQIAKESYMMTRGYLAFTRGDYQDALLSYLDIENITSDYHMLSYNIGVIYQALDQEKSLKKWLEAEKSDNAAIKVSALYNIGLYYYNSGKYQEAYTYFLQALKISPADMDIKINLELAYQRLIAISGTTSSADVENKKQKTRRSENSYILQYLKKKEQDRWKSGELTPDVNTSNDW